In Pecten maximus chromosome 10, xPecMax1.1, whole genome shotgun sequence, one genomic interval encodes:
- the LOC117335369 gene encoding transmembrane emp24 domain-containing protein 1-like: MANFISVLCSFLFLATLVAGFETDLTVEINAGAQDCFYQHVKKPVGIEIEYQVIDGGDLDISFYVQAPNGQVLLSDVQKSDAVHKVDAGVAGDYKICFDNTFSHFNAKVVYFELISDDEEEDDDDDDKDWNFAKEELSGLIDMTIQDFKKKMETMKDNLDKSAQIQHILKNYEARDRNTAEASFQRVNWFSGIQVFIMVSVGLTQVLLIRGLFDDKSKVHGVMKART; this comes from the exons ATGGCTAACTTCATCTCTGTTTTATGTTCATTTTTGTTCCTTGCCACACTAGTTGCTGGATTTGAAACTGATCTGACAGTAGAGATTAATGCAGGGGCTCAGGATTGTTTCTACCAACATGTGAAAAAACCTGTTGGGATTGAGATTGAATATCAG GTTATAGATGGTGGTGATCTAGACATCAGTTTTTATGTCCAGGCCCCAAATGGTCAAGTGCTGTTGTCTGATGTACAGAAATCTGATGCAGTTCACAA GGTGGACGCTGGAGTAGCTGGAGATTATAAGATATGTTTTGATAACACCTTCAGTCACTTCAATGCTAAGGTCGTGTATTTTGAATTGATTTCTGATGATGAAGAAGaagacgatgatgatgatgacaaagACTGGAATTTTGCTAAAGAAGAATTGTCAGGATTAATTGATATGACCATTCAAGATTTTAAG AAAAAGATGGAAACAATGAAGGACAATTTGGACAAATCTGCACAGattcaacacattttaaaaaattatgaaGCAAGGGATCGAAACACAGCTGAGGCAAGCTTCCAGCGAGTGAATTGGTTTTCTGGGATCCAGGTGTTTATAATGGTGTCTGTTGGTCTTACCCAGGTACTTCTCATACGTGGCCTGTTTGATGATAAGAGTAAGGTACATGGTGTTATGAAAGCCAGAACATAG